A genomic stretch from Enterobacteriaceae endosymbiont of Donacia dentata includes:
- the rsmH gene encoding 16S rRNA (cytosine(1402)-N(4))-methyltransferase RsmH: MNHIPVLLKESINSLNIKSDGIYIDATYGCGGHTKLILSKLGINGRIYAVDCDITTILKYKILDKRIIYIHNNFSNLKFILNNKIGKIDGILFDLGISSFQLNNPKRGFSYMSNGPLDMRINQNQNINAYNLLQKISERKLSEVLKLYGEEKFHKKIAFNIKKYLLNNKLNNTKDLSHSICSAFKKKNKFKHPARRSFQAIRIFLNKEIEELQKALNISLDLLKKNGIISVISFHSLEDRIVKNFMKKNSLHNKNIFKKIPLTEIEINDLYYKNNNLKLKIIDRIFPNKMEILKNLRSRSAILRVAKKI; encoded by the coding sequence ATGAATCATATACCAGTTTTATTAAAAGAATCCATTAATAGTTTAAATATTAAAAGTGATGGAATCTATATAGATGCAACTTATGGTTGTGGAGGACATACTAAATTAATTTTATCTAAATTAGGTATTAATGGACGTATATACGCTGTAGATTGTGATATAACAACAATATTAAAATATAAAATTTTAGATAAAAGAATTATTTATATTCATAATAATTTTTCTAATTTAAAATTTATTTTAAATAATAAAATAGGGAAAATAGATGGAATTTTATTTGATTTAGGAATATCTTCATTTCAATTAAATAATCCTAAAAGAGGATTTTCTTATATGTCTAATGGTCCATTAGACATGCGTATAAATCAAAATCAAAATATTAATGCTTATAATTTATTACAAAAAATTAGTGAAAGAAAATTATCTGAAGTACTTAAATTATATGGTGAAGAAAAATTTCATAAAAAAATAGCATTTAATATAAAAAAATATTTGTTAAATAATAAATTAAATAATACAAAAGATTTGTCACATTCAATATGTTCTGCTTTTAAGAAAAAAAATAAATTTAAACATCCAGCTAGAAGATCTTTTCAAGCTATAAGAATTTTTTTAAATAAAGAAATAGAAGAACTTCAAAAAGCTTTAAATATTTCATTAGATTTATTAAAAAAAAATGGAATAATATCTGTTATTAGTTTTCATTCATTAGAAGATAGAATTGTTAAAAATTTTATGAAAAAAAATAGTTTACACAATAAAAATATTTTTAAAAAAATTCCATTAACTGAAATAGAAATAAATGATTTATATTATAAAAATAATAATTTAAAATTAAAAATTATTGATAGAATATTTCCTAATAAAATGGAAATTTTAAAAAATTTAAGATCAAGAAGTGCAATATTACGTGTTGCAAAAAAAATATAA
- the gyrA gene encoding DNA topoisomerase (ATP-hydrolyzing) subunit A — protein sequence MNSFVKEIKSINIEEELKNSYLDYAMSVIVGRALPDVRDGLKPVHRRILYAMYILRNTWDKPYKKSARIVGDVIGKYHPHGDNAVYDTIVRLAQSFSLRYTLIKGQGNFGSIDGDSAAAMRYTEIKMTKIAQEIINDLEKNTVNFLPNYDGTEKIPEIMPTKIPNLLINGSSGIAVGMTTNIPPHNITEVINACLAYIKNNNITVKELMNYIPGPDFPTAGIICGISGIENAYETGKGKIFIRGRNKIIKNKKNNYKTIIIYELPYQVNKAKLIAKIANLIKEKKIKGIKTLRDESDKDGIRIIIQIKKDISTNVILNNLYSLTSLQISFSIKMVSLYKGEPTVMSLKNIIKAFISHRREIVTKRTFYEIKKARNKAHILEGLIVALLNIEKIIKIIRSSKILENVKNEIYSQSWKIPNKLKIFNLEKKEILNIYLTNSNLIKFNDNYRFSYTQIKSILELKLNKLTNLEHKKLCIEYQYLINKISKLIKIIKNYKNLMEVIYNELILIKKEFGDKRKTKIILDNNSIIKTKDLINDEKVIITLSYQGYIKYQKITEYNIQHRGGKGKLAIKLKENDVISKILVAYTRDNILCFSNKGRLYWLKVYNIPEASRYSKGRPIINIIPLKNNEIITNFLIVNNYTENMNLFMVTLQGNVKKTNLTKFSNPRRNGIIAIKLRKNDSLIGVSLISKHNKIMLFTNLGKVVKFDESKVRTMGRNTMGVKGIKISNKKKDSVVSLIVIQNKFENNIFTITENGYGKCTNNKEFPVKSRATKGIISMKISSKNGKMVGSLPVINKDQIILITNMGTLIRINISEICIIGRNTKGVIVINTKSNEKVVGLQKI from the coding sequence ATGAATTCTTTCGTTAAAGAAATAAAATCAATTAATATTGAAGAAGAATTAAAAAATTCTTATTTAGATTATGCAATGTCTGTTATTGTAGGAAGAGCCTTACCAGATGTAAGAGATGGATTAAAACCAGTACATAGACGTATATTATACGCTATGTATATTTTAAGAAATACATGGGACAAACCTTATAAAAAATCAGCAAGAATAGTAGGTGATGTTATAGGGAAATATCATCCTCATGGAGATAATGCTGTTTATGATACAATTGTTAGATTAGCTCAATCATTTTCATTAAGATATACCTTAATAAAAGGACAAGGAAATTTTGGATCTATTGATGGAGATTCTGCTGCTGCTATGCGTTATACTGAAATTAAAATGACGAAAATAGCTCAAGAAATTATAAATGATTTGGAAAAAAATACAGTTAATTTTTTACCTAATTATGATGGTACAGAAAAAATTCCTGAAATTATGCCTACAAAAATACCTAATTTACTAATTAATGGTTCTTCAGGTATAGCTGTTGGTATGACAACTAATATTCCTCCTCATAATATTACTGAGGTTATTAATGCTTGTTTAGCATATATTAAAAATAATAATATTACTGTTAAAGAATTAATGAATTACATTCCTGGTCCAGATTTTCCTACAGCTGGTATTATATGTGGTATTAGTGGTATTGAAAATGCTTATGAAACAGGTAAAGGAAAAATTTTTATTCGTGGAAGAAATAAAATTATTAAAAATAAAAAAAATAATTATAAAACAATTATTATTTATGAACTTCCTTATCAAGTAAATAAAGCTAAATTAATAGCAAAAATAGCTAATTTGATAAAAGAAAAAAAAATTAAAGGAATTAAAACTTTAAGAGATGAATCAGATAAAGATGGAATAAGAATTATAATTCAAATAAAAAAAGATATATCAACAAATGTCATTTTAAATAATTTATATTCATTAACATCTTTACAAATTTCTTTTAGTATAAAAATGGTCTCCTTATATAAAGGAGAACCTACAGTAATGTCTTTAAAAAATATTATTAAAGCATTTATTTCACATCGTCGTGAAATTGTTACAAAAAGAACTTTTTATGAAATAAAAAAAGCTCGAAATAAAGCACATATATTAGAGGGTTTAATAGTTGCATTATTAAATATAGAAAAAATTATTAAAATTATACGTTCTTCTAAAATTTTAGAAAATGTAAAAAATGAAATATATTCACAATCTTGGAAAATTCCAAATAAATTAAAAATATTTAATTTAGAAAAAAAAGAAATTTTAAATATTTATCTAACAAATTCTAACTTAATAAAATTTAATGATAATTATCGTTTTAGTTATACACAAATTAAATCTATTTTAGAATTAAAATTAAATAAATTAACTAATTTAGAACATAAAAAATTATGTATAGAATACCAATATTTAATAAATAAAATTTCAAAATTAATTAAAATAATTAAAAATTATAAAAATTTAATGGAAGTAATATATAATGAATTAATTTTAATAAAAAAAGAATTTGGAGATAAAAGAAAGACAAAAATTATTTTAGATAATAATTCTATAATTAAAACAAAAGATTTAATTAACGATGAAAAAGTAATTATTACATTATCTTATCAAGGATATATAAAATATCAAAAAATTACTGAATATAATATACAACATAGAGGAGGAAAAGGTAAATTAGCAATTAAATTAAAAGAAAATGATGTTATTTCTAAAATATTAGTAGCATATACTCGTGATAATATTTTATGTTTTTCTAATAAAGGACGTTTATATTGGTTAAAAGTATATAATATTCCAGAAGCAAGTAGATATTCTAAAGGAAGACCTATTATAAATATTATACCTTTAAAAAATAATGAAATTATTACTAATTTTCTTATAGTTAATAACTATACAGAAAATATGAATTTATTTATGGTTACTTTACAAGGAAATGTAAAAAAAACTAATTTAACTAAATTTAGTAATCCAAGACGTAATGGAATTATTGCAATTAAGTTAAGAAAAAATGATAGTTTAATAGGAGTATCTTTAATTAGTAAACATAATAAAATTATGTTATTTACTAATTTAGGTAAAGTAGTTAAATTTGATGAATCTAAAGTTAGAACTATGGGAAGAAATACAATGGGTGTAAAAGGAATTAAAATATCTAATAAAAAAAAAGATAGTGTAGTTTCATTAATAGTTATTCAAAATAAATTTGAAAATAATATTTTTACTATCACAGAAAATGGATATGGTAAATGTACTAATAATAAAGAGTTTCCAGTAAAATCCAGAGCAACAAAAGGAATTATTTCAATGAAAATTAGTTCAAAAAATGGGAAAATGGTAGGATCATTACCAGTAATAAATAAAGATCAAATTATTTTGATAACAAATATGGGAACATTAATTCGTATTAATATATCTGAAATTTGTATTATTGGACGTAATACTAAAGGTGTAATTGTAATAAATACAAAATCTAATGAAAAAGTTGTTGGATTACAAAAAATTTAA
- a CDS encoding phosphoglycerate kinase encodes MLNISDINIKNKTLLIRSDFNVPIDLKGNIISDIRIKLSLPTIQYALKKGAKILLASHLGRPIEGQYNPLYSLKNIAIYLEKILHYKVILEKNYLNGIHFKKNTIILLENVRFNIGEKNNNQKLSQKYASLCDIFVMDAFATSHRMHSSTYGIMNFAKQSCAGMLLINEIKNLKKFLKNPKKPIISIIGGSKISTKFNILKKLAKLSNKVIVGGGIANTILSLNNDIGNSLYEPNSVLLAQKIIKKYKNIIIPVDCRVGTSFSNNTSVKIKKINKILRNEQILDIGDKTINIIKNELKKAKTVLWNGPVGVFEFQNFSKGTEEIINAIINNNNIFSIVGGGDTISAIELFNVFNKISYISTGGGAFLKYIEGNKLPVISKLENISLKN; translated from the coding sequence ATGTTAAATATTTCAGATATCAATATTAAAAATAAAACTTTATTAATTAGATCTGATTTCAATGTTCCAATTGATTTAAAAGGTAATATTATTTCTGATATTAGAATTAAATTATCATTACCTACTATTCAATATGCTTTAAAGAAAGGAGCTAAAATTCTTTTAGCTTCTCATTTAGGTAGACCAATTGAAGGTCAATATAATCCTTTATATTCTTTAAAAAATATCGCTATTTATTTAGAAAAAATTTTACATTATAAAGTAATTTTAGAAAAAAATTATTTGAATGGAATTCATTTTAAAAAAAATACAATAATACTTTTAGAAAATGTACGTTTTAATATTGGTGAAAAAAATAATAATCAAAAATTATCCCAAAAATATGCTTCTTTATGTGACATATTTGTCATGGATGCATTTGCTACATCACATCGTATGCATTCTTCTACTTATGGAATTATGAATTTTGCTAAACAATCTTGTGCAGGAATGTTATTAATTAATGAAATAAAAAATTTAAAAAAATTTTTAAAAAATCCTAAAAAACCAATAATTTCCATTATTGGTGGTTCTAAAATTTCTACAAAATTTAATATTTTAAAAAAATTAGCAAAATTATCAAATAAAGTTATAGTTGGAGGAGGTATAGCAAATACTATATTATCATTAAATAATGATATTGGTAATTCATTATATGAGCCAAATAGTGTTTTATTAGCACAAAAAATAATAAAAAAATATAAAAATATTATTATTCCAGTTGATTGTAGAGTAGGTACTTCATTTTCAAATAATACTTCAGTAAAAATAAAAAAAATAAACAAAATATTAAGAAATGAACAAATTCTCGATATAGGAGATAAAACAATTAATATAATAAAAAATGAATTAAAAAAAGCAAAAACTGTATTATGGAATGGACCTGTTGGAGTTTTTGAATTCCAAAATTTTAGTAAAGGAACTGAAGAAATAATTAATGCCATTATTAATAATAATAATATTTTTTCAATTGTAGGTGGAGGAGATACTATATCTGCCATAGAATTATTTAATGTTTTTAATAAAATTTCTTATATTTCTACTGGTGGAGGTGCTTTTTTAAAATATATTGAAGGTAATAAATTACCTGTTATATCAAAATTAGAAAATATTTCACTAAAAAATTAA
- a CDS encoding mechanosensitive ion channel domain-containing protein: MNKFTSVLDFIKSWIIHNKVFIFYQGEHFFLAGMILFFGLWGVKIATRTIKNVFTIRNIDPITIGFLSNVLKYSLTIFVIVSALSSIGLKTSSIFAAFGTIGLVVGLAWQSALANLASGLLIITFRIFKVGDYINIGNVTGKITNVEIFCTLFKTFDGSIISVPNGKILTENIINFSKANEYRNKITLGVSRDLVQEDVNIIKKIILDTMSINSKIIENSIIDVIVDEITKNSINFTVFFWINDFRNKKEICSDLINILKNNLELYKKSCVLWIIND; the protein is encoded by the coding sequence ATGAATAAATTTACTAGTGTATTAGATTTCATAAAATCATGGATTATACATAATAAAGTTTTTATTTTTTATCAAGGTGAACATTTTTTTTTAGCTGGTATGATTTTATTTTTTGGATTATGGGGAGTAAAAATTGCTACTAGAACTATAAAAAATGTTTTCACTATTAGAAATATAGATCCAATAACAATTGGTTTTCTTTCTAACGTTTTAAAATATAGTTTAACAATATTCGTAATAGTTAGCGCATTAAGTAGTATTGGATTAAAAACATCATCTATTTTTGCAGCATTTGGAACTATAGGTCTAGTCGTGGGTTTAGCTTGGCAAAGTGCATTAGCAAATTTGGCATCAGGATTATTAATTATTACTTTTCGTATTTTTAAAGTAGGAGATTATATAAATATAGGTAATGTTACTGGTAAAATAACTAATGTTGAAATTTTTTGTACTCTTTTTAAGACATTTGATGGAAGTATTATATCTGTACCAAATGGTAAAATTCTTACAGAAAACATAATAAATTTTTCTAAAGCGAATGAATATCGTAATAAAATTACTTTAGGTGTTTCACGTGATTTAGTACAAGAAGATGTTAATATAATAAAAAAAATAATATTAGATACTATGTCGATAAATAGTAAAATAATAGAAAATTCTATTATAGATGTTATTGTTGATGAAATTACTAAGAATTCTATTAATTTTACTGTTTTTTTTTGGATTAATGATTTTAGAAATAAAAAAGAAATTTGCTCAGATTTAATTAATATTTTAAAAAATAATTTAGAGTTATATAAAAAATCTTGTGTATTATGGATTATTAATGATTAA
- the tkt gene encoding transketolase, producing the protein MPSRRDLANAIRFLSIDAIQNSNSGHPGAPMGMADIAEVLWRNHLNHNPNNPKWINRDRFILSNGHCSMLIYSLLHLTGYDITISDLKNFRKLYSKTPGHPEFGCTPSIETSTGPLGQGLANAVGMAIAEKTLAAQFNRPNYNIIDHYIYVFIGDGCLMEGISHEVCSLAGTLKLKKLIVFYDNNGISIDGNTKEWCSDDTKKRFESYQWNVISNIDGHNFESIDTAIKQAKSLKENKPTLLICNTIIAFGSPNKSGKNIAHGSPLGIKEIILTRKQLNWNYKPFEIPISIYNKWNAKNIGSIKELKWKNNFKEYSNIFPNLTIELKRRLKNLLPNNWNNETYKFINKINEKYTNYSTRESSQYILNKYSQLLPELLGGSADLSSSNLTILKNSKPINKIENGNYIYYGVREFGMTAIANGIALYNGFITYTATFLVFSDYCRNAIRMAALMKIRNIMIYTHDSIGIGEDGPTHQPIEQLSSLRLIPNISIWRPCDKIETAIAWKQAIENINNPTILVLSRQNLPTQERNKNKISYISYGGYILKDCSDSNPQIILIATGSEVPLAIEVYKKLSILKYKIRVVSMPSTDVFDKQTKEYKNHVLPSNIKCKIAIEAGSKNYWYKYVGLDGDIIGVDSFGYSASANTLFNKFGFTTKNIISKIKKILS; encoded by the coding sequence ATGCCTTCTAGAAGAGATCTTGCGAATGCAATTCGATTTTTAAGTATAGATGCTATACAAAACTCTAATTCTGGACATCCTGGGGCTCCTATGGGTATGGCAGATATAGCAGAAGTACTTTGGCGTAATCATTTAAATCATAATCCTAATAATCCTAAATGGATAAATCGTGATAGATTTATATTATCAAATGGACATTGTTCTATGTTAATTTATAGTTTATTACATTTAACTGGCTATGATATAACAATATCAGATTTAAAAAATTTTAGAAAATTATATTCTAAAACTCCTGGACATCCAGAATTTGGTTGTACTCCTAGTATTGAAACTAGCACAGGACCTTTAGGGCAAGGATTAGCTAACGCTGTTGGTATGGCTATTGCAGAAAAAACTTTAGCTGCTCAATTTAATAGACCAAACTATAATATAATTGATCATTATATTTATGTTTTTATAGGTGATGGATGTTTAATGGAAGGAATTTCTCATGAAGTATGTTCTTTAGCAGGTACATTAAAACTTAAAAAATTAATAGTTTTTTATGATAATAATGGAATATCTATTGATGGTAATACAAAAGAATGGTGTAGTGATGACACTAAAAAAAGATTTGAATCTTATCAATGGAATGTTATATCTAATATAGATGGACATAATTTTGAAAGTATAGATACAGCTATAAAACAAGCTAAATCTTTAAAAGAAAATAAACCAACTTTATTAATTTGCAATACAATAATTGCTTTTGGATCACCTAATAAATCTGGGAAAAATATTGCACATGGATCTCCTTTAGGAATAAAAGAAATTATTTTAACAAGAAAACAATTAAATTGGAATTATAAACCTTTTGAAATTCCTATATCAATTTATAATAAATGGAATGCAAAAAATATAGGTAGTATAAAAGAATTAAAATGGAAAAATAATTTTAAAGAATATTCTAATATATTTCCTAATTTAACTATAGAATTAAAAAGAAGATTAAAAAATTTACTTCCTAATAACTGGAATAATGAAACATATAAATTTATTAATAAAATAAATGAAAAATATACAAATTATTCTACAAGAGAATCATCTCAATATATTTTAAATAAATATTCTCAATTATTACCAGAATTATTAGGAGGTTCTGCTGATTTATCTAGTAGTAATTTAACTATCTTAAAAAATTCCAAACCAATTAATAAAATTGAAAATGGAAATTATATTTATTATGGGGTAAGAGAATTTGGTATGACTGCAATTGCTAATGGAATAGCATTATATAATGGTTTTATTACTTATACTGCTACTTTTTTAGTTTTTTCAGATTATTGTCGTAATGCCATAAGAATGGCTGCTTTAATGAAAATTAGAAATATTATGATTTATACACATGATTCTATTGGAATTGGTGAAGATGGTCCTACACATCAACCTATAGAACAATTATCTAGTTTAAGATTAATTCCTAATATAAGTATTTGGCGTCCATGTGATAAAATTGAAACGGCTATAGCTTGGAAACAAGCTATAGAAAATATCAATAATCCTACTATTTTAGTTTTATCTAGACAAAATTTACCTACACAAGAAAGAAATAAAAATAAAATATCCTATATATCATATGGTGGATATATATTAAAAGATTGTTCAGATAGTAACCCTCAAATTATATTAATAGCTACTGGTTCTGAAGTTCCTTTAGCAATAGAAGTGTATAAAAAATTATCTATTTTAAAGTATAAAATTAGAGTTGTTTCTATGCCATCTACTGATGTTTTTGATAAACAGACAAAAGAATATAAAAATCATGTGTTACCTAGTAATATTAAATGTAAAATAGCTATTGAAGCTGGATCAAAAAATTATTGGTATAAATATGTAGGTTTAGATGGTGATATTATTGGAGTAGATAGTTTTGGATATTCAGCATCTGCTAACACATTATTTAATAAATTTGGTTTTACTACAAAAAATATTATTTCAAAAATAAAAAAAATTTTAAGTTAA
- the metK gene encoding methionine adenosyltransferase → MTEYLFTSESVSEGHPDKIADQISDAILDNIIKQDITSRVACETYIKNNMVLIGGEITTKAKINIEIITRNTIKEIGYTDPKKGFDANTCTILNIISKQSKDIKKGIISNSDKYNQGAGDQGFVFGYATNETDVLMPAPITYAHKLVYQQAKIRKKRIISWLEPDAKSQVTFKYKNNKIIYIDSVVLSTQLSKEIPYKKLQEAIMEEIIKPVLPKIWINKKTKFFINPSGRFIIGGPVSDCGLTGRKIIVDTYGGMARHGGGAFSGKDPSKVDRSAAYAARYIAKNIVASSLASRCEIQIAYIIGISNPISIMVNTFGTGKVSNTKLVSFIKEIFDLRPFNLIKMLDLLKPIYQKTASYGHFGRNIFSWEQLNKVDDFKNISGIK, encoded by the coding sequence ATGACAGAATATTTATTTACTTCAGAATCAGTATCAGAAGGACATCCAGATAAAATAGCAGACCAAATTTCTGATGCTATATTAGATAATATAATAAAACAAGATATAACTTCACGTGTAGCATGTGAGACATATATTAAAAATAATATGGTATTAATTGGTGGTGAAATTACAACTAAAGCTAAAATAAATATAGAAATTATTACTAGAAATACTATAAAAGAAATAGGATACACTGATCCTAAAAAAGGTTTTGATGCAAATACATGTACAATATTAAATATTATAAGTAAACAATCAAAAGATATAAAAAAAGGAATAATTTCTAATTCAGATAAATATAATCAAGGAGCAGGAGATCAAGGTTTTGTATTTGGTTATGCAACAAACGAAACAGATGTTTTAATGCCTGCTCCTATTACATATGCACATAAATTAGTATATCAACAAGCAAAAATTAGAAAAAAAAGAATTATATCATGGTTAGAGCCAGATGCAAAAAGTCAAGTTACTTTTAAATATAAAAATAATAAAATTATTTATATAGATTCTGTAGTATTATCTACACAACTTTCTAAAGAAATACCATATAAAAAATTACAAGAAGCTATCATGGAAGAAATTATTAAACCAGTATTACCTAAAATATGGATTAACAAAAAAACTAAATTTTTTATTAACCCATCTGGACGTTTTATTATAGGAGGTCCAGTTAGTGATTGTGGTTTAACAGGAAGAAAAATTATTGTAGATACTTATGGTGGTATGGCTAGACATGGTGGTGGAGCTTTTTCAGGTAAAGATCCTTCTAAAGTAGATAGATCTGCTGCTTATGCAGCTCGTTATATAGCAAAAAATATAGTTGCTTCATCTTTAGCATCACGTTGTGAAATACAAATTGCATATATTATTGGAATTTCTAATCCAATTTCAATAATGGTAAATACATTTGGTACTGGTAAAGTATCTAATACTAAATTAGTATCTTTTATAAAAGAGATATTTGATTTAAGACCATTTAATTTAATAAAAATGTTAGATCTTTTAAAACCAATATATCAAAAAACTGCTTCTTATGGACATTTTGGAAGAAATATTTTTTCATGGGAACAACTTAATAAAGTAGATGATTTTAAAAATATTTCTGGTATTAAATAA
- a CDS encoding Bax inhibitor-1/YccA family protein, whose translation MIEYPNFKSTTLKKEKYYIQKYIRQVYGWMSCGLLLTAFVSWYVSNTIQVVNYLLNNKFILLSLCFLQFILVFIISNLLNRLSGRVLTTLFMFYSSLTGLTTAGIFSIYNQNTIFTAFITTSFTFLSMCIWGYFTKKNLNNLGNIVIMGIFGIIIASFINLWLQNSFFSSVINYISVILFTLLVAYDTQKLKNIAKKISININDKDNLRRYAIIGALMLYLDFINLFFVILRIIGNNDNNDDE comes from the coding sequence ATGATAGAATATCCAAATTTTAAAAGTACTACATTAAAAAAAGAAAAATATTATATACAAAAATATATTAGACAAGTATATGGATGGATGTCTTGTGGTTTATTGTTAACTGCATTTGTTTCTTGGTATGTATCTAATACAATTCAAGTTGTAAACTATTTATTAAATAATAAATTTATTTTATTAAGTTTATGTTTTTTACAATTTATATTAGTTTTTATAATTTCTAATCTTTTAAATAGATTATCTGGAAGAGTATTAACTACATTATTTATGTTTTATTCTTCATTAACTGGTTTAACAACTGCAGGAATTTTTTCTATATATAATCAAAATACTATCTTTACAGCATTTATTACTACATCATTTACTTTTTTATCTATGTGTATTTGGGGATATTTTACAAAAAAAAATTTAAATAATTTAGGTAATATTGTTATAATGGGTATTTTTGGTATAATTATAGCATCATTTATAAATTTATGGTTACAAAATAGTTTTTTTTCATCTGTAATAAATTATATTAGTGTAATTTTATTCACATTACTTGTAGCTTATGATACTCAAAAATTAAAAAATATTGCCAAAAAAATTAGTATAAATATAAATGATAAAGATAATTTAAGAAGATATGCTATTATCGGAGCACTTATGTTATATTTAGATTTTATTAATTTATTTTTTGTAATATTACGTATTATTGGTAATAATGATAATAATGATGATGAATAA
- the fbaA gene encoding class II fructose-bisphosphate aldolase produces MSKILNYVKPGVIFGNDIQTIFKIAKKHNFALPAINCISTDSINIVLETAAKVKSPVIIQFSNAGAAFIAGKGLQNVNPELASVIGAISGAKHVHQIAKYYGIPVILHTDHCPKNKLSWIDNLLNENKKYFLKYKKPLFSSHMIDLSTESVVDNIQICSKYLKKMSKMNIILEIELGCTGGEEDGIDNSKLTKKLLYTDPYDVNYAYEKLKLISPQFIIAASFGNVHGVYQKGNVKLLPKILKNSQNFICKKHNLTKNPINFVFHGGSGSSSVEIKESIKYGVIKMNIDTDIQWATWKGILEYFKKNKQYLSKQLGNPDGLNKPNKKYYDPRSWIRASQISIKNKLEKIFKKLNAINTL; encoded by the coding sequence ATGTCTAAAATTTTAAATTATGTAAAACCTGGTGTTATTTTTGGTAATGATATACAAACTATTTTTAAAATAGCAAAAAAACATAATTTTGCATTACCTGCAATTAATTGTATTAGTACTGATTCTATTAATATAGTTTTAGAGACTGCAGCTAAAGTAAAATCTCCAGTTATTATTCAATTTTCTAATGCAGGTGCTGCTTTTATTGCAGGTAAAGGATTACAAAATGTTAATCCTGAATTAGCTTCTGTAATTGGAGCAATATCTGGAGCAAAACATGTACATCAAATTGCTAAATATTACGGTATACCAGTAATTTTACATACTGATCATTGTCCTAAAAATAAATTATCATGGATTGATAATTTATTAAATGAAAATAAAAAATATTTTTTAAAATACAAAAAACCTTTATTTTCTTCTCATATGATAGATTTATCTACTGAATCTGTTGTAGATAATATTCAAATTTGTAGTAAATATTTAAAAAAAATGTCAAAAATGAATATTATATTAGAAATTGAATTAGGATGTACAGGTGGAGAAGAAGATGGTATTGATAATAGTAAATTAACTAAAAAATTATTATACACGGATCCTTATGATGTTAACTATGCTTATGAAAAATTAAAATTAATCAGTCCTCAATTTATTATTGCAGCATCTTTTGGAAATGTACATGGAGTATATCAAAAAGGTAATGTTAAATTACTACCAAAAATTTTAAAAAATTCACAAAATTTTATTTGTAAAAAACATAATCTTACAAAAAATCCTATAAATTTTGTATTTCATGGTGGTTCTGGATCTTCATCAGTAGAAATTAAAGAATCTATAAAATATGGTGTTATAAAAATGAATATTGATACAGATATTCAATGGGCAACATGGAAAGGTATATTAGAATATTTTAAAAAAAATAAACAATATTTATCTAAGCAGTTGGGTAATCCTGATGGTTTAAATAAACCTAATAAAAAATATTATGATCCAAGATCCTGGATTAGAGCATCTCAAATTTCAATAAAAAATAAATTAGAAAAAATTTTTAAGAAATTAAATGCAATTAATACTTTATAA